Proteins co-encoded in one Flavivirga eckloniae genomic window:
- a CDS encoding IMPACT family protein produces the protein MNSTKDTYKTILKASEEILFKDRNSKFYGYAFPVLNEDDVKIHIESLKKKHHSARHWCYAYQLGTETISYRANDDGEPSNSAGMPIYGQIQSFNVTNVLIVVVRYFGGVKLGVGGLINAYKTAAQMALEQANILEKTINIDYLISCDYINMNKVMRIIKEKNLNITNQILEMDCKITISVRKNEAALVFETFDRLFEIDIKKI, from the coding sequence ATGAATTCTACAAAAGATACTTATAAAACCATCCTAAAAGCTTCTGAAGAAATACTCTTTAAGGACAGAAATAGTAAGTTTTATGGTTACGCATTTCCGGTTTTAAACGAAGATGATGTAAAAATTCACATAGAATCATTAAAAAAGAAACACCATTCTGCAAGGCACTGGTGCTACGCCTACCAGCTAGGTACAGAAACCATATCTTATCGCGCTAATGACGACGGCGAGCCCAGTAATTCTGCAGGTATGCCAATTTACGGGCAAATACAATCTTTTAATGTCACCAATGTTTTAATTGTTGTAGTCCGCTACTTTGGCGGCGTAAAATTAGGTGTAGGAGGTTTAATAAACGCCTACAAAACTGCTGCACAAATGGCTTTAGAGCAAGCCAATATTTTAGAAAAAACTATAAATATAGATTACCTTATTTCGTGCGATTATATAAACATGAACAAGGTCATGCGTATTATTAAAGAGAAAAACCTAAATATTACCAATCAAATATTGGAAATGGATTGTAAAATCACCATTTCTGTAAGAAAAAACGAGGCTGCATTAGTTTTCGAAACTTTTGATCGTTTATTCGAAATCGACATTAAAAAAATTTAA
- a CDS encoding acyl-CoA thioesterase: MKIDEIQIRVRYGETDQMGVVYHGNYALYLEMGRIEWLRKLGISYKQMEENGIMLPVVSLNINYKKPTGYDDVINVKTQLKKSPTAKIEFEYEITNSRGEILTKASTTLVFIDMKTNRPIRAPQYFLDALEN; this comes from the coding sequence ATGAAAATCGACGAAATACAAATAAGAGTGAGATACGGTGAAACTGACCAAATGGGAGTGGTGTATCATGGTAATTACGCATTATACCTTGAAATGGGAAGGATAGAATGGTTACGTAAACTAGGAATTTCTTATAAGCAAATGGAGGAAAACGGTATTATGTTACCTGTTGTTTCCTTAAATATAAATTATAAAAAACCAACTGGTTATGATGATGTAATTAATGTAAAAACTCAACTGAAAAAAAGTCCTACTGCTAAGATAGAATTTGAGTACGAAATCACTAACAGTCGGGGAGAAATTCTTACAAAAGCCAGTACCACTTTAGTGTTTATAGATATGAAAACAAACCGACCCATACGGGCACCCCAATATTTTTTAGATGCCTTAGAAAATTAA
- the dnaA gene encoding chromosomal replication initiator protein DnaA, which yields MSITAQSVWDNCLEFIKDNIQPQAYKTWFEPIKAVKLTDNALSVQVPSKFFYEWLEEHYVKILKVSLTKELGEKAKLVYIIKMENTYGNKQPFTEKIPSSNRTSVKSQDVDIPLNNKSPELRNPFVIPGIRNVKIESQLNPNYSFENFLEGDSNRLARSAGLAVSAKPGGTSFNPLLVFGGVGLGKTHLAHAIGVDIKDKYPEKTVLYISAEKFTQQYIDAVKKNNRNDFIHFYQIIDVLIIDDVQFFSGKTGTQDVFFHIFNHLHQNGKQVILTSDKAPVDMQDIEQRLLSRFKWGLSAELQTPDFETRVSILKNKLYRDGVEMPEEIVEYVAKNIKTNVRELEGAIISLIAQSSFNKKEITIDLARIIVEKFVKNTKREVSIDYIQKVVSDYFQMDIDTLQSKTRKRHIVQARQLAMFFAKKFTKASLASIGSQIGKRDHATVLHACKTVDNLSSTDKQFRKYVEDITKKLSV from the coding sequence ATGAGTATAACTGCGCAATCGGTATGGGATAATTGTCTAGAATTCATAAAAGATAACATTCAGCCGCAAGCATATAAAACCTGGTTTGAGCCTATAAAAGCAGTTAAACTTACAGATAACGCATTGAGTGTTCAAGTTCCTAGTAAATTCTTTTACGAATGGCTTGAAGAACACTATGTAAAAATCCTAAAAGTATCTCTCACAAAAGAATTAGGTGAAAAAGCCAAACTTGTTTACATTATTAAAATGGAAAACACGTATGGTAACAAGCAGCCTTTTACCGAAAAAATTCCAAGTTCAAACAGAACCTCGGTAAAATCTCAAGATGTTGATATTCCTTTAAACAATAAAAGCCCTGAATTAAGAAATCCATTTGTTATTCCAGGTATTAGAAATGTTAAGATTGAATCTCAACTAAATCCTAATTATAGTTTCGAAAACTTTTTGGAAGGCGACTCAAATCGTTTAGCGCGTAGCGCCGGATTAGCTGTTTCTGCTAAACCTGGTGGAACATCCTTTAATCCGCTTTTGGTTTTTGGAGGTGTTGGTCTGGGTAAAACACATCTAGCACATGCTATTGGTGTTGATATAAAAGATAAATATCCAGAAAAAACCGTTTTATATATTTCTGCTGAAAAGTTCACGCAACAATATATAGATGCTGTTAAGAAAAATAATAGAAATGATTTTATTCATTTCTATCAAATAATAGATGTATTAATTATTGATGATGTTCAATTTTTCTCTGGAAAAACAGGAACTCAGGATGTTTTCTTCCACATCTTTAACCACCTGCATCAAAATGGCAAACAAGTTATTTTAACTAGTGACAAGGCTCCTGTTGATATGCAGGATATTGAACAACGCTTATTATCTCGTTTTAAATGGGGACTTTCTGCCGAATTACAAACACCAGATTTCGAAACCAGAGTATCTATACTTAAAAATAAGTTGTATCGCGATGGTGTTGAAATGCCAGAGGAGATTGTTGAATACGTAGCGAAAAACATTAAAACTAATGTTAGAGAATTAGAAGGTGCTATCATTTCATTAATTGCTCAGTCATCTTTCAACAAAAAAGAAATCACTATCGACTTAGCGAGAATTATAGTTGAGAAGTTTGTTAAGAATACGAAACGTGAAGTTTCGATAGATTACATACAAAAAGTAGTATCAGATTACTTCCAAATGGATATCGATACGTTGCAATCTAAAACAAGAAAGCGTCATATTGTTCAGGCACGTCAACTGGCTATGTTTTTTGCAAAAAAATTCACCAAAGCTTCATTGGCAAGTATTGGTTCGCAAATAGGAAAACGAGATCACGCCACTGTTTTGCATGCTTGTAAGACAGTAGACAATTTATCTTCAACAGATAAGCAGTTTAGAAAATATGTTGAGGACATCACTAAAAAACTTTCCGTTTAA
- a CDS encoding low molecular weight protein-tyrosine-phosphatase: MTKILMVCLGNICRSPLAEGILRSKLSDDSFEIDSAGTASYHIGSSPDSRSVAVARKYGLNISNLRGRQFKTSDFDSFDLIYVMDESNFNNVISLARNDEDAAKVKFILNEIYPNQNYDVPDPYYGGDDGFENVYKMLDEACDQIAKTLS, translated from the coding sequence ATGACTAAAATTCTGATGGTATGTCTGGGAAACATTTGTCGTTCTCCCTTGGCCGAAGGTATTTTAAGATCTAAACTCTCAGACGATTCTTTTGAAATAGATTCTGCCGGCACTGCAAGTTACCACATAGGAAGCTCGCCCGACAGCCGATCTGTAGCTGTAGCCAGAAAATATGGATTGAATATTTCTAATTTAAGAGGACGTCAATTCAAAACTTCAGATTTTGATTCGTTCGATTTAATTTATGTTATGGACGAATCCAACTTTAACAATGTGATTTCATTAGCAAGAAATGATGAAGATGCTGCCAAAGTGAAATTTATTTTAAACGAAATTTATCCAAATCAAAATTACGATGTTCCAGATCCATATTATGGTGGCGATGATGGATTCGAAAATGTTTATAAAATGCTAGACGAGGCTTGCGACCAGATTGCAAAAACCTTATCTTAA
- a CDS encoding SAM-dependent methyltransferase, whose protein sequence is MNTAKGKLYLIPTTLGDNDPLEVLPITVKQVIEKTDTFIVENEKTARRFIKKITPNKSQPSLNMFHLNKFTDASELPEFLTPCLNGTDVGLLSEAGCPGVADPGADIVKLAHQKNIKVVPLVGPSSILMAIMSSGMNGQSFAFNGYLPIDKGERKSEIKRLERLSFERNQSQLFIETPYRNNKMLEDLCQTLEKNTEISVACDITLSTEFIKTQVASAWKKNIVDLHKRPTIFIIHKR, encoded by the coding sequence ATGAATACAGCTAAAGGAAAGTTATACTTAATCCCAACAACATTAGGAGATAACGATCCGCTCGAAGTTTTACCTATTACGGTTAAACAGGTTATTGAAAAAACGGACACTTTTATTGTAGAAAACGAAAAAACCGCCAGACGGTTTATAAAAAAGATCACTCCAAACAAATCGCAACCATCCTTAAACATGTTTCATTTAAACAAGTTTACCGATGCAAGTGAATTACCAGAGTTTTTAACCCCTTGCTTAAATGGTACTGATGTCGGGCTTTTGTCTGAAGCCGGATGCCCTGGTGTTGCAGACCCTGGAGCTGATATTGTAAAATTAGCCCATCAAAAAAATATTAAAGTAGTGCCTTTAGTAGGACCTTCATCCATTTTAATGGCCATAATGAGCTCTGGTATGAATGGGCAAAGCTTTGCGTTTAATGGCTATTTACCCATAGATAAAGGAGAACGAAAAAGTGAGATAAAGCGATTGGAGCGTCTGTCTTTCGAACGCAATCAGTCTCAATTGTTTATTGAAACACCATATAGAAACAATAAAATGCTGGAAGATCTGTGCCAAACCTTGGAGAAAAATACCGAGATATCTGTAGCATGTGATATTACGCTAAGCACAGAATTTATAAAAACGCAAGTTGCAAGTGCATGGAAAAAAAATATTGTAGACCTACATAAGAGACCTACAATATTTATTATTCATAAGCGCTAG
- a CDS encoding peptidoglycan-binding protein LysM, whose amino-acid sequence MVKNIASFVTLTLTICVIMYVSFSSNEAVDFSKYSTKGMDLNYTVSNDEGGNADLLASNESEMLFSPYLGKSFVGFKEALAFKESGGNYFSVNTFGYLGKYQFGKETLRMIGIRNATKFLKDPRLQERAFVANAERNKWILRRDIKNFVGKRINGIIITESGILAAAHLAGPGNVKKYLRSYGLDNFADGYGTTVHHYMKRFSGYDTSYVKPNKEAKAI is encoded by the coding sequence ATGGTTAAGAATATTGCAAGTTTTGTTACTCTCACGCTTACAATATGTGTTATAATGTATGTGTCGTTTTCATCCAATGAAGCGGTAGATTTTAGTAAATATTCTACTAAGGGTATGGATTTAAACTACACTGTAAGTAATGATGAAGGTGGAAATGCCGATTTGCTGGCTTCTAATGAGTCCGAAATGTTATTCTCTCCTTACTTAGGTAAGTCGTTTGTTGGATTTAAAGAAGCGTTAGCTTTTAAGGAATCTGGAGGTAATTACTTTTCAGTAAATACATTTGGTTATTTAGGTAAATACCAATTTGGGAAAGAAACCTTAAGAATGATCGGAATTAGAAATGCTACTAAATTTTTAAAGGATCCAAGGCTTCAAGAGCGTGCTTTTGTGGCGAACGCAGAGCGTAATAAATGGATCTTAAGACGGGATATCAAGAATTTTGTTGGAAAACGAATTAATGGTATCATTATTACAGAGTCTGGTATTTTAGCTGCAGCTCACTTAGCAGGTCCAGGTAATGTAAAGAAATACTTAAGAAGTTACGGTTTAGATAATTTTGCAGATGGTTATGGAACTACTGTGCATCATTATATGAAACGTTTTTCGGGATACGATACTTCTTATGTAAAACCAAATAAAGAAGCAAAGGCTATTTAA
- a CDS encoding DUF2279 domain-containing protein, whose protein sequence is MGHSFVKYILFFTLLSSLSYSQSGFEAFLTPSDTLNKPRRNAVFITEASLAGLTLVGLNQLWYADFDRSKFHTVNDNNDWLQMDKAGHVFTSYQMGKFGAQLLNWSGVDKNGQLLYGGTLGFGFLTAVEVLDGYSKEWGFSWGDIAANAAGTGLYIGQELLWNEQRIALKYSFHQTKYANLSPDKLGENFLEQVLKDYNGQTYWLSINLHSFFKESNIPKWLNVAIGYGADGMLDGGKVIDNQVLTNNQRVRQYYLSFDVNLNAIRTKSRFLRSVFSVFDMVKIPFPTLEINKNKCAFHLFYN, encoded by the coding sequence GTGGGACATTCTTTTGTAAAATATATTCTCTTTTTTACCTTATTATCATCACTTTCTTATTCGCAATCGGGGTTTGAAGCATTTTTAACGCCCAGTGATACACTTAATAAGCCCAGAAGAAATGCCGTTTTTATAACAGAAGCTTCTTTAGCTGGTTTAACTTTAGTTGGGTTAAATCAACTTTGGTATGCTGATTTCGATAGATCGAAGTTCCATACTGTTAATGATAATAACGATTGGCTTCAAATGGATAAAGCGGGTCATGTGTTTACATCATACCAAATGGGAAAGTTCGGTGCGCAATTATTAAATTGGAGTGGCGTAGATAAAAATGGTCAATTGCTCTATGGAGGAACTTTAGGTTTTGGATTTTTAACCGCTGTAGAAGTATTGGACGGTTATTCAAAAGAATGGGGATTTTCATGGGGAGATATTGCAGCCAATGCAGCAGGAACAGGTCTCTATATTGGGCAAGAATTATTGTGGAATGAGCAGAGAATTGCTTTAAAGTACTCTTTTCATCAAACAAAATATGCCAATCTTAGTCCAGATAAGCTTGGGGAAAACTTTTTGGAGCAAGTTTTAAAGGATTACAACGGACAGACCTATTGGTTAAGTATTAATTTACACTCTTTTTTTAAAGAAAGTAATATTCCTAAATGGTTAAATGTTGCTATTGGTTATGGAGCCGATGGTATGCTTGATGGCGGTAAAGTTATTGACAATCAAGTGTTAACAAATAATCAGAGGGTGCGACAATACTATTTAAGTTTTGATGTAAATTTGAATGCTATTAGGACAAAGTCAAGGTTTTTGAGATCTGTTTTTAGCGTTTTTGATATGGTAAAAATACCATTCCCTACATTAGAAATCAATAAAAATAAGTGTGCATTTCATCTATTCTACAACTAA
- the mltG gene encoding endolytic transglycosylase MltG, translating to MYIKKILIAIVAIGLVVAAFFANFVYKAMLKPNTAFNNETAYVFIPTKAAYEDVRSQLEPLLDDIDSFDDLAEQKKYTTNIKAGKFPIKKGMSNNDIINSIRSKNIPIKVSFNNQETLEKLAGRIAGQIEADSISLLKTMKDSTFLTTNGFKEATVLGMYLPNSYELFWNTSAETFRSRMLKEYNRFWNDSRKSKAKAIDLSQDEVIALASIVHEESKQAAEQPRIAGVYLNRLKIGMPLQADPTLKFAAYKLPEYKNTIIKRVLNVHMEIDSPYNTYMYSGLPPGLIAMPDISAIDAVLNYEKHKYLYFAADAKRLGFHKFAKTLAQHNANARAYHRYLSSQGITR from the coding sequence ATGTATATAAAAAAGATACTTATAGCTATTGTGGCTATTGGATTAGTAGTTGCTGCTTTTTTTGCAAATTTTGTGTATAAAGCCATGCTTAAGCCAAACACAGCGTTTAACAACGAAACGGCTTATGTTTTTATACCTACTAAGGCAGCATACGAGGATGTAAGAAGTCAGTTAGAACCATTATTAGATGATATTGATTCTTTTGATGATTTAGCCGAACAAAAAAAGTATACTACAAATATTAAAGCAGGCAAGTTTCCTATAAAGAAAGGAATGAGCAATAATGACATTATTAACTCTATTCGTAGCAAGAATATACCGATTAAAGTCTCTTTTAATAATCAGGAGACTCTTGAAAAGCTTGCAGGTCGTATTGCCGGGCAGATTGAAGCAGATAGTATATCCTTGCTTAAGACCATGAAAGATTCTACCTTTTTAACTACGAATGGTTTTAAGGAAGCAACCGTTTTAGGGATGTATTTGCCTAATAGTTATGAGCTTTTTTGGAATACTTCGGCAGAAACGTTTAGGAGCCGAATGCTTAAGGAGTATAATAGGTTTTGGAACGATTCGCGAAAAAGTAAGGCAAAGGCAATAGATTTATCTCAAGATGAGGTTATAGCATTAGCTTCTATTGTTCATGAAGAATCCAAGCAGGCAGCAGAACAACCTAGAATAGCCGGTGTTTACTTAAATAGGTTGAAAATAGGTATGCCATTACAGGCAGATCCTACGCTTAAGTTTGCAGCTTATAAATTGCCAGAATATAAAAACACCATAATTAAACGTGTACTGAATGTTCATATGGAGATTGACTCTCCATACAATACCTATATGTATTCTGGATTACCACCTGGTTTAATTGCTATGCCGGATATATCTGCAATTGATGCCGTTTTGAATTACGAAAAGCACAAATACTTATATTTTGCTGCAGATGCTAAGCGTTTAGGGTTCCATAAGTTTGCCAAAACTTTGGCGCAACATAATGCAAACGCTAGAGCGTATCACCGCTATTTATCATCTCAAGGCATAACTAGGTAG
- a CDS encoding GNAT family N-acetyltransferase → MITLKGENIYLRALEPEDLEFIHTIENDEMVWEISNTMTPYSKYLIKQYLEQAHKDIFEVKQLRLVISSYKEEPLGMIDLFDFDFKNGRAGVGILVKETNNRGKGYGKEALKLLTEYSFVHLGLHQLYCNISEENDASIKLFTNQGFKRIGLKKDWIRVNGSYKNEYLFQLINN, encoded by the coding sequence ATGATTACTTTAAAAGGCGAAAATATATACTTACGAGCATTAGAGCCTGAGGATCTGGAGTTTATTCACACGATTGAAAACGATGAAATGGTATGGGAAATTAGTAATACTATGACACCATATTCAAAATACTTGATAAAACAGTATTTAGAACAAGCTCATAAAGATATTTTTGAAGTTAAACAATTACGATTGGTTATTTCGAGTTATAAAGAAGAACCTTTGGGAATGATCGATTTATTCGATTTCGATTTTAAGAATGGCAGAGCAGGTGTTGGTATTTTGGTAAAAGAGACTAATAACAGAGGAAAAGGGTACGGTAAAGAAGCGCTTAAGCTCTTAACGGAGTATAGTTTCGTGCATTTGGGATTACACCAATTGTATTGTAATATTTCTGAAGAAAACGATGCCAGTATTAAGCTTTTTACAAATCAAGGTTTTAAAAGGATTGGACTTAAAAAAGATTGGATCCGAGTTAACGGTTCTTATAAAAATGAATATTTATTTCAGCTTATAAATAATTAA
- the dapF gene encoding diaminopimelate epimerase, whose product MQQTFYKYQGTGNDFVMIDNRQQVFDKNNTKLVASLCDRRFGIGADGLILLENHNDLDFKMVYYNADGNESSMCGNGGRCLVAFAKQLGVIDKKAVFEAIDGLHHATIEGNIVKLQMVDVDTVEKHENHVFLDTGSPHHVQFEDKIEAFDIKTEGAKIRYGSPYNEAGSNVNFVKKINDQTFAVRTYERGVEDETLSCGTGATAVALAMHAINEVGDNLITLQVPGGELQVSFDVEDGLYKNVWLIGPAKFVFEGTI is encoded by the coding sequence ATGCAACAGACTTTTTATAAATATCAGGGTACAGGAAACGATTTTGTGATGATTGATAATCGTCAACAAGTTTTCGACAAAAATAATACCAAACTAGTGGCGTCATTGTGCGACAGACGTTTTGGCATAGGGGCAGACGGGCTTATTCTATTGGAAAACCATAATGATTTAGATTTTAAAATGGTTTATTATAATGCTGATGGAAATGAAAGCTCTATGTGTGGCAATGGCGGACGTTGCCTGGTAGCATTCGCTAAACAATTAGGGGTTATTGACAAAAAGGCCGTTTTTGAGGCTATAGATGGCCTGCATCATGCAACTATTGAAGGAAATATTGTTAAACTACAAATGGTAGATGTTGATACTGTTGAAAAGCACGAAAACCATGTTTTTTTAGATACTGGGTCGCCACATCATGTACAGTTTGAAGACAAGATAGAAGCATTTGATATAAAAACCGAAGGAGCTAAAATAAGGTATGGTTCACCATATAATGAAGCAGGTAGTAATGTGAATTTTGTTAAAAAGATAAACGACCAGACTTTTGCAGTTAGAACCTACGAGCGGGGAGTAGAAGATGAAACGTTATCTTGTGGTACAGGTGCTACTGCTGTGGCTTTGGCAATGCATGCTATAAATGAAGTGGGAGATAATCTTATAACACTACAAGTACCAGGAGGAGAATTACAGGTATCTTTTGATGTTGAGGATGGTTTATATAAAAATGTATGGTTAATTGGGCCTGCTAAATTTGTTTTTGAAGGCACGATATGA
- a CDS encoding trypsin-like peptidase domain-containing protein — protein sequence MKKILSLVLVSALGGALTLGAYKLFLEKENKVVVAPAETTPAFLPTANTASKLYNLNEAPDFTVAAENTVNAVVHVKNVTLSSGQLTFEDFFLGRRPQRAQLGTGSGVIINADGYIITNNHVIKNAHELSVTLNKNSTYKANLIGADPKTDIALLKIDAEEDLPFVTFGNSDDAKIGEWVLAVGNPFNLTSTVTAGIISAKARDLEGKSLQSFIQTDAAVNPGNSGGALVNTNGELIGINTAISSQTGSYIGYSFAVPSNIARKVIEDIMEYGNVQNGMLGIKGGTFNSEIAKEVGVNYTKGVYVSEVIKNSGAEEGGLEKGDIIRRLDNVEISKFEDLRGYIKSKRPNDEVQVEVLRDDEIRTFNVKLSKTDAFSVNFIKMELQDLSDSFKEEYGIDYGVMVKNTENKWLYSNLGISKGYIITGINDIKIESIEDIAKIKAKYGDNIQEYIKKLEYINTHKERKEVIFR from the coding sequence ATGAAGAAGATTTTATCATTAGTACTAGTTTCGGCATTAGGGGGTGCTTTAACCCTTGGTGCTTATAAACTCTTTTTAGAAAAAGAAAATAAAGTTGTTGTTGCACCTGCAGAAACGACTCCTGCTTTTCTACCAACAGCCAATACTGCAAGCAAGTTATACAACTTGAATGAGGCGCCCGATTTTACCGTGGCTGCCGAAAATACCGTAAATGCAGTGGTACACGTAAAAAATGTGACACTTAGCTCGGGCCAATTAACTTTTGAAGACTTCTTTTTGGGAAGACGTCCACAACGCGCGCAATTAGGAACTGGTTCTGGTGTTATAATAAATGCTGATGGATACATTATAACCAACAATCATGTAATAAAAAATGCGCACGAGTTATCGGTAACATTAAATAAAAATTCAACTTATAAAGCCAATTTAATAGGTGCAGACCCGAAAACAGACATAGCGCTTTTAAAAATTGATGCAGAAGAAGATTTACCTTTTGTAACATTCGGAAACTCCGATGATGCTAAGATTGGCGAATGGGTACTCGCCGTTGGCAATCCTTTTAACTTAACCTCTACCGTTACCGCTGGTATTATTAGTGCTAAAGCCAGAGATTTAGAGGGTAAAAGCTTACAATCATTTATTCAAACCGATGCAGCTGTAAACCCAGGAAATTCGGGTGGAGCCCTTGTAAACACAAATGGCGAGCTCATTGGCATTAACACAGCTATTTCTTCTCAAACAGGATCTTACATTGGATATTCGTTTGCAGTACCAAGTAATATTGCCCGTAAGGTTATTGAAGATATTATGGAATATGGTAATGTGCAGAATGGTATGTTGGGTATAAAAGGAGGCACTTTTAACAGTGAAATAGCCAAAGAAGTTGGCGTAAACTATACAAAAGGTGTTTATGTGAGTGAAGTGATAAAGAATTCTGGTGCAGAAGAAGGAGGCTTGGAAAAAGGTGACATTATTAGAAGGTTGGATAATGTAGAAATATCAAAATTTGAAGACTTAAGAGGTTATATTAAATCCAAACGTCCAAACGATGAAGTACAAGTTGAAGTACTTAGAGATGATGAAATTAGAACCTTTAATGTAAAACTTTCAAAAACTGATGCTTTTTCTGTGAACTTCATAAAAATGGAATTACAGGACTTATCAGATTCCTTTAAAGAAGAATATGGCATTGATTATGGTGTTATGGTAAAAAACACCGAAAACAAATGGTTGTATTCCAACCTAGGCATTTCAAAAGGTTATATTATCACAGGAATAAACGATATTAAAATTGAGAGTATCGAAGATATAGCCAAGATTAAAGCAAAGTACGGAGATAATATTCAGGAATACATTAAAAAACTGGAATACATCAATACACATAAAGAAAGAAAAGAGGTTATTTTTAGATAA
- a CDS encoding glyceraldehyde-3-phosphate dehydrogenase translates to MSFNKAYENELAFQADRRRATVEFIKIISDLWYDKSIELVIFRNQLIDRNVSQILNLHEYACKFVQKPISIFDSVEIAQAIKTLDIPPAKLDIGKLTYEFHLEENKHNNATAFVARKLKDARKNGDILPKDVVLYGFGRIGRLVARELMTRTGKGSQLRLRAIVTRGAIDEKILEKRASLLRNDSVHGDFSGTVSIDAKNSALIINGTTVNIISADSPEEIDYTKYNIKNALVIDNTGAFRDKKALGKHLKSKGIDKVLLTAPGKEVPNIVYGVNHSEHNPDKVDIFSAASCTTNAITPVLKAVEDSFGVKSGHLETIHAYTNDQNLVDNFHKKYRRGRAAGLNMVITETGAGSAVAKALPSLEGKLTSSAIRVPVPNGSLAILNLELKTKTSINSVNTILKKYALEGDLVEQIKFELSDELVSSDIVGSSAPSIYDSKATIVRKDGKNIILYIWYDNEYGYSHQVIRLAKYIAKVRRYTYY, encoded by the coding sequence ATGTCTTTTAACAAAGCTTATGAAAATGAGTTAGCTTTTCAAGCAGACCGTCGAAGAGCTACCGTAGAATTTATTAAAATTATAAGTGATCTTTGGTACGACAAATCCATCGAGTTAGTCATTTTTAGAAATCAACTCATCGATAGAAATGTGAGTCAGATTTTAAACCTTCATGAATATGCTTGTAAATTTGTACAAAAGCCCATCTCTATTTTCGACTCTGTAGAAATTGCTCAAGCTATTAAAACGCTAGATATCCCCCCTGCAAAACTGGATATCGGAAAACTTACTTACGAATTCCACTTAGAAGAAAACAAACACAATAACGCTACCGCGTTTGTTGCAAGAAAATTAAAAGATGCCAGAAAGAATGGTGATATCCTACCTAAGGATGTTGTTCTGTATGGTTTTGGTAGAATAGGGCGCTTAGTTGCTCGAGAACTCATGACACGAACTGGTAAAGGAAGTCAACTACGTTTAAGAGCCATCGTAACACGTGGTGCTATTGATGAAAAAATACTGGAAAAACGCGCTTCTTTATTGCGTAATGATTCGGTTCATGGCGATTTCTCAGGAACAGTTTCTATTGATGCAAAGAACAGTGCCTTAATTATAAATGGAACTACTGTAAATATTATTTCTGCTGATAGTCCTGAAGAGATTGATTATACCAAGTATAACATAAAAAATGCCCTGGTAATTGATAATACTGGAGCTTTTAGAGACAAAAAAGCTTTAGGAAAGCATTTAAAATCTAAAGGCATAGATAAAGTATTGTTAACTGCTCCAGGAAAAGAAGTTCCTAATATAGTATATGGTGTAAACCATTCTGAACATAATCCGGATAAAGTTGATATTTTCTCGGCAGCATCTTGTACTACTAATGCTATTACACCAGTGTTAAAAGCTGTTGAAGATTCGTTTGGTGTAAAATCCGGTCATTTAGAAACCATACATGCCTATACAAACGATCAGAATTTAGTAGACAATTTCCACAAAAAATACAGACGTGGTCGTGCTGCGGGCTTAAACATGGTCATTACAGAAACCGGAGCCGGTAGCGCCGTTGCTAAAGCCTTACCTAGTTTAGAAGGTAAACTCACATCAAGTGCTATTAGAGTTCCTGTACCTAATGGTTCTTTGGCTATTTTAAATTTAGAACTAAAAACCAAAACATCCATAAATAGTGTTAATACCATTTTAAAGAAATATGCTTTAGAAGGAGACTTAGTTGAACAGATTAAATTCGAGCTAAGCGACGAGTTAGTATCCAGCGATATTGTTGGTAGTTCAGCGCCTTCTATTTACGATAGTAAAGCCACTATTGTACGTAAAGATGGTAAAAATATTATCTTGTACATTTGGTACGATAACGAATATGGCTACAGCCATCAAGTAATAAGACTTGCAAAATACATTGCAAAAGTAAGACGTTATACATATTATTAG